In one Culex quinquefasciatus strain JHB chromosome 2, VPISU_Cqui_1.0_pri_paternal, whole genome shotgun sequence genomic region, the following are encoded:
- the LOC119766399 gene encoding uncharacterized protein LOC119766399, with protein sequence MFVASPGTAGFTNSTIFDVLVQLWFVLKRRGLSPYRFSACCAASSGVVRVLAEARLAQSHQVDSDGELDSSRNHRCVGTWLHLFDASQLVRVVSVQSVLRQVCVELTWDQ encoded by the exons ATGTTTGTAGCATCGCCTGGAACAGCAG GTTTCACCAACTCCACGATCTTCGATGTCCTTGTTCAACTCTGGTTCGTCCTCAAACGTCGTGGCTTGAGCCCTTACCGCTTTTCCGCGTGCTGCGCTGCTTCCAGTGGTGTTGTTCGTGTCCTGGCTGAAGCTCGTCTCGCGCAGAGCCACCAAGTTGACTCTGACGGCGAGTTGGACTCCAGCAGGAATCATCGATGTGTCGGAACGTGGCTGCATTTGTTCGACGCCAGCCAACTCGTTCGCGTTGTGTCTGTCCAGAGTGTTCTTCGTCAAGTGTGTGTCGAACTTACTTGGGATCAATAA